Proteins co-encoded in one Anabas testudineus chromosome 8, fAnaTes1.2, whole genome shotgun sequence genomic window:
- the nfil3-6 gene encoding nuclear factor, interleukin 3 regulated, member 6, with the protein MFEDSQQEVAVLQTLESPAGGGGGAGPLSFTDEAVSILSSGSLLARSLLGRGTAIKRKESPVSTVRRKREFIPHDKKDEGYWDKRRKNNEAAKRSREKRRVNDMVLESRVLALLEENARLRAELLALKFRFGLVKDPSNAPILPLTSAPQHLTPHYYLHREDGGALSSSASHPNGHTGQLGGRGSRDAGNTSEDSGFSTPGGSSVGSPIFFEDRLSDHGKLSPHRAEELGYDLHHSPAGLSGGKPDQAEVMKTLPHKLRFKTPGCGDGGDAAGDGTSARRSPTLTTVVREVQRDTTKGLSTGEGGAGHWLQQPEGGEGRRERPSPQYITSAAAGYGLQPPPAQGHTEVQYQQENTYLKSKLHSLGEEVAQLKKLFTEQLMAKVN; encoded by the coding sequence ATGTTTGAGGACTCCCAGCAGGAAGTGGCTGTGCTGCAGACTCTGGAGTCACCTGcaggtgggggaggaggagcaggaccTCTGTCCTTCACAGACGAAGCTGTGTCCATCCTGAGCTCCGGCAGCCTGTTGGCCCGCTCCCTCCTGGGACGCGGCACTGCCATCAAGCGCAAAGAAAGCCCCGTGTCCACCGTCCGACGTAAGCGGGAGTTCATTCCCCACGACAAGAAGGACGAGGGCTACTGggacaagaggaggaagaacaaCGAGGCAGCAAAGCGTTCTCGAGAGAAGCGGCGTGTGAACGACATGGTCCTGGAGAGTCGGGTGCTGGCACTGCTGGAGGAGAACGCTCGACTCAGGGCCGAGCTGCTGGCTCTGAAATTCCGCTTCGGTCTGGTCAAAGACCCGTCCAACGCTCCCATCCTGCCCCTCACCTCAGCTCCTCAGCACCTGACTCCTCATTATTACCTCCACAGAGAAGATGGAGGCGCCCTCAGCTCCTCGGCCTCACATCCCAACGGCCACACAGGCCAGCTGGGTGGGCGAGGCTCCAGAGATGCTGGAAACACGTCGGAGGACTCTGGTTTCTCCACGCCAGGGGGGTCCAGCGTGGGCAGCCCGATTTTCTTTGAAGACCGTCTGAGCGACCACGGGAAACTGTCGCCCCACAGGGCGGAGGAGCTAGGATATGACCTCCACCACTCCCCTGCTGGACTCAGTGGAGGGAAACCGGACCAAGCAGAAGTGATGAAGACTCTTCCTCACAAGCTGCGTTTCAAGACGCCCGGCTGCGGGGACGGGGGTGACGCTGCAGGGGACGGCACCAGCGCCAGACGCAGTCCCACCCTCACCACAGTGGTACGGGAGGTTCAGAGAGACACCACAAAAGGACTGAGCACAGGggaaggaggagcaggacaCTGGCTGCAGCAGCCGGAAGGGGGAGAGGGCAGGAGGGAGAGACCGTCGCCTCAGTACATCACCTCAGCTGCAGCCGGGTACGGCCTCCAGCCCCCTCCTGCACAAGGACACACCGAGGTCCAGTATCAGCAGGAGAACACTTACCTGAAGTCTAAGCTCCACTCTCTGGGCGAGGAGGTGGCTCAGCTCAAGAAGCttttcacagagcagctcatgGCTAAAGTCAACTGA